The Gemmatimonadota bacterium genome contains the following window.
GGGGTCAATGCGGGCGCCTTCGGCTAGCGGATTCTCGCTGCTCGAGTTGATCGTCGTGCTCGCGATTTCGGCGATGCTCGCCGCGGTGAGCGTGCCAGCACTGGAGTCCGTCCTTTCCGCGCCAGACCAAGACAGCGCAGACGTGATCCTGCGCCGAGCAGAGCACGCGGCGCGCCGCCGCGGCGTTGACCTGGTGCTTGCGACCAATTCGGAGCGGGAAACCTACCTCCTGGTGGACGCCGCGACCGGGGATACGGTCGGCTCCGGGACGTGGCCCGGTGGCTCGGAAGACCTGGCCCCTGAGGCCGACGGCGGCCCCTGGAGAATCACGCCCCTCGGGCAGGTCGTCAGCGCCACGCAACGGCCCCTCGGCCGTAGCGAGGACCGATGACTCGCCAGCGTACGCGCGCCGGGTTCTCCCTCCTGGAGGCGACCGTCGCGATGGCGATCATCGGAATCGTCAGCGTGGCCGGCCTCGGCGCGGTGGCGCGGCAGGGTAGGGCGGCGCTGGCGGCGGAAGAGCATATCCTCTCGACGGCAGCGGCCGAACTCGCATACGCCGATCTTCGGATACGCGTTTGGGCAGGCGACGTCCGGCCAGGTCAGGACGTCGCGATAGAGTTGCAGGCGAGGGACACATTGCGGTGGTCAGGGTTCACCGCGCACGGGAGCGTGGGTCTCACCGATGGGCGGGGCTTGGCTGCGGCCGTCGTCGTCGTCCAAAGGCCAGGCGGTGAACGGCGCGTGGAAGGGATACTGCGCTTGGCGGCCGCGCCATGAGGCCCCGCGCGAAGCCGAAGGGCAGCCTCTCCCGGGGCTTCACGCTCGTGGAGCTCGTCGTAGCCGCGACTGTCGCAGGGATCGCGCTCACGGGTGGCGCGGCCGCGCTCCGCGTCGCGGCGGACTCGCGCGCCAGAACGTCTCACCGCCTCGACTCAATCGAACAGGAGGCGATTCGCCGGCGCGTGCTCGTCGATCTCTTGACTGGCGCGCTCCGGGGCACCCCCGCGGTCCCACACACGTTCCACGGTACCGACGCCCGCAAGGGGGCGCTGCCCGACGATCAGATCCGCTTCGACGTTGCGGCGGCCGAGCCCTACACGAGCGTAGAGACGGCCGTGCGGCTGTTCATCGACCGAAACGACTCGACCCCCGAAACGGGTTTGGTCGCTGAGCTGGCCACCCGACCGGAGGTGGAGCCCCTCCGGATTTCGATCGCTCCTTCCGCGATCAGCCTGGACGTAGAGTACCTGCCGCCGGATCCTCGCGCCGGCGTCTGGCTGCGTGGCTGGATCAGCACGGTTCAGTTACCGGGGGCCGCGCGGCTGACCATCGAGGCGAAGGAGAGCGATGAGACGCCGCTTCTCGGGCTGCCGGTCCTGGTGGCGCTGGGGCCGGCGACGTGACCGGCGCCGACCGCTCGGGGTTCGCGCTGATCGGCGCGCTGTGGTTGGTGGTCGCGATCGCCGTGGTGTCGGCGAACGCATGGTGGCGCTTCGAGGCGGGCAGCCTTCTGGCGCAGAACCTGGGCGAAGCGCCTGAGGCCCGGCTCGTGGCCGAAGCGGGGCTGGCCGCCGCCCACACTGCCCTCCAAGGCCGCCTCGAACGCCAGGATCTGACCGTCGATGGCCGGCGCCTCGTGGATCCATGGAGTGATGTGAGCGGCCGAACGGACTCCTCCGCCGTCGGCACCGGCGGACGGCTCGTCACGACCGTCAGCGAGCTGGACGCGCTGCTTCCCCTGAACCTCGTCGACGAGCGCGAGCTGACTGACTTCCTCACGACCGCCGGCGCGGACGGCTCGACGGCGCAGACCATCGCCCAGTCCGTCATGGATTGGCGCGACAGCGACGACCTGTACCGGGCCCGCGGGGCGGAGCGGGCTTGGTATCGCTCGCGCGGGTCTACCGTTCTGCCGGCGAACGGACCCTTCGGCGACGTGACCGAGCTCCGGCACGTGC
Protein-coding sequences here:
- a CDS encoding prepilin-type N-terminal cleavage/methylation domain-containing protein, giving the protein MRAPSASGFSLLELIVVLAISAMLAAVSVPALESVLSAPDQDSADVILRRAEHAARRRGVDLVLATNSERETYLLVDAATGDTVGSGTWPGGSEDLAPEADGGPWRITPLGQVVSATQRPLGRSEDR
- a CDS encoding type II secretion system protein; amino-acid sequence: MTRQRTRAGFSLLEATVAMAIIGIVSVAGLGAVARQGRAALAAEEHILSTAAAELAYADLRIRVWAGDVRPGQDVAIELQARDTLRWSGFTAHGSVGLTDGRGLAAAVVVVQRPGGERRVEGILRLAAAP
- a CDS encoding prepilin-type N-terminal cleavage/methylation domain-containing protein; amino-acid sequence: MRPRAKPKGSLSRGFTLVELVVAATVAGIALTGGAAALRVAADSRARTSHRLDSIEQEAIRRRVLVDLLTGALRGTPAVPHTFHGTDARKGALPDDQIRFDVAAAEPYTSVETAVRLFIDRNDSTPETGLVAELATRPEVEPLRISIAPSAISLDVEYLPPDPRAGVWLRGWISTVQLPGAARLTIEAKESDETPLLGLPVLVALGPAT